From the genome of Streptomyces sp. NBC_01304:
CAGGACCTCGGCGGCATCCGTCACGGGGGCACTGCGGTCGGAAAGCCGGGCGGCCAGCTCCTCGCGCATGGCCTCGGGTGTGTGACTGCGCACCGCCCGCACCCTGGGGGCTCCCAGGGTGGAGGAGTCCAGCAGGGCGTCGAACTCCTCGAGGCTCTTCTCAACACGGTTGAGATCCATGGCTCCACCTGTCGTGGTGGTCATCGTGCTCCCCCTTCGGTGTTCTGCGCGCGGGCCTTGGTGCGCACCCGGGTGAGACGGCCTTCCAGGGCCTTGGCCGTCAGCCCCGCACGCTCGGCGGCCTCTTCCTGCGTACAGCCGGCCGCCCGCCAGGCCAGCGCGGCGCGCAGCTCCGGGGTGGTCACCAGCGGCAGGATGCGGTCGAGTTCGTCGTGGATGACGGCGGTGTGGCAGGGGTCCGGGGCGCGCTGGTCCGGGATGGCGAGCACCGGGTCGTCGTCGAGTCCGGTGTAGGCCCGTCTGCCCTGGGAGGCTGCGCGGTCCATGCTCCAGGCCCCGTAGACCTTGCGGAAGGCGAAGATGCAGGCGCGGACGTAATAGGTCTTCAGTGCGGCGCCTTTGGCCGGGTTCCAGCGGCTGCGCGCAAGGGCGTTGCCGCGGAAGGTGTCCATGCCGTCCAGGACGGAGTCGGTGACCACCTCGTAGCGGTCTTCCCAGGTCCAGGGAATGATCAGCCCGGCGGGGATGGGGCAGCCGGCCAGGCGGGCCTGGCGGAAGATCTCTTCGTTGGCAGTCCAGTTGAGCAGGACGGGCCAGGCGTACTCCATCAGCTGGCCGGCGAACCGGTTGAACAAGGGCCCGGTGAAGTCCTGTACGCGCAGGATCTCCACCACCTCGGCGTCCCGGGCGCGGCGCTCAGCCCGCTCCGGCCTGCTCTCCTCGGCTGCGTGCGGCGCCAACAGCGCCTCGAAGCGGTCGAGTTCGCCCTCCAGGGCGTGGAGCTCGGCGTCGTCGGTGGTGGGAGTGCCGCTATGGCGGGCAGTCCCCGCTGCCTCGTCACACATATGCACTCCTTCGCGTAGCGGCCGGCTCGTTGGTTGCCTGAGGGTGCCTCACATCAGTACGTCATAGGGCCGTCACACGGTTCTCCCCTCGCCTCTTCCGGCACTTTCTGCTGTGGCATGGATCACGCGAGGGGATCTCGAGGTCGATCGCCTACAGCATCTGCAACCGGACCGGCAGCCACTGCGCTGTTGGTCGTGCTTCTCCCCACGGAGCTGATGTGGCCCACAACGACCGCGATCCCCTGCTCGGCCAGCGCGCCGCGCTCATCCTGCTGCTCGGCATCCTGACCGCGGCCACCGCCGGGGTACTGACCGTCCTGGGCGGCGCCGCCCCCGCCCAGGGGGCGCTCGCCTCAGGCGCGGCCTTCGCCGCCTCGGTGCTGTTCTTCCACAAGATCATCAGCTGAGCGGGCGCCACACCGGTGGGCACGGGCGCCTGTGGGCAGGGCCATCACGCCTTGGCCCACGTCCGTCACATGTGTTGGCGGGCCCGGGGCCTCTGCCGGTCCCATGGGGCAAGTGTCCAGCCCACGTCATCGTCAAGGCTCTCCCGCCCTCGACCGCGCGCAGATTCGCAGAAGCTCTCTGGACACACTGGTCAGCCGCACCGCCGCCCGTGAACTCCTCGAGCGCCCTGTTGCCCGGCCCCAGGTCAGCGTCGTGGTCGCCACCAGCGCCGGTGGCGCGCAGTCTCTCCGGCGTGAGGTGTCGACGTGACTGGCGGAGCCGGCTGCACCCCAACCTCCATGTACAAGGGAGTTGCCACGATCATCCGGTGCTGCAGCCGCTGCGGCGGGAAGTTGCACAACACGCGGGCATGCCCGCGCAGGTACCCAGGAGTCCGGTAGAAGCGAGAGATCATGGAGAAGGCGGACCTGGCCGCGAACTCCTGGTCACTCAGCCCGGTAGAGGCCAATGCCTCAGGAGTCGTCGTGTCTCCACGGGCCTCTCGCTGGACCAGGTCGGCTGCCATGGCGTGCAGCCAATCCGAGCCGGATCCCATCCTCGTCGGCGGATGATCACGGTGAGCCCGTACATGCTGCTTCGAACCGCACAGCAGCAGCTCGATGTTGGGGCAGAACTCACCATCGCGGTGCGGGCAGCAGCCCTCTTCCAATGAGGCATAGGCGAAGACGCCTCGGTCATGGAATCCGACATCGCTGACTGCGGCGCCGTAGCGGAACGGGCCACGGAACTCCAACCAGGCATCGACTCCAAGATGCCCGCACGCCGCGGGCTCCCATGAGCGCGCCCAGCACTGTTTCTCCAGATGCTCCAGGACGCGCTCCAGACGCTCGGCAGGTGTTCGCTCCCCGACCCCGCCCTCCCCCACAGCGACGCGACCGCCAGAACCCAACACACTGGCTTCGGCCTCAACGGCTCGATCCGTGAGCCTCCTTCGCGGCCGCTCGTAGAAGTCATCGAGCTTGGCTATGGACAGATACTGCAGCTCCCGCATGTCACCCCGCCTCCTTTCAGGTGCTGTGCCCCGTCGGCATCAGGCCGACCGACGAAGGCGGACGATCAGCCACTCCCGGCCAGGCGGGCCGCCGCTTAGCACCTCGACATGCCTCAGTAGATCCCCGATCTGGGCGGCTTTCGCCTCCTCATGCTCCCGAAGCTCGATCACCTCCTTCTGCCAGCCGATCCGGGTGGAGTCCAGCTCTTCCTCCATCAACTTGATCTGCTGGGTCAGCCTGGCCTGCTGCGCCTCCTCCTCTTGCAGCCGCAGGCGCAGCTGCTCGAAGGTACTGCCCGTCTTTTCCACTGCCTGCGCGTGCAGCCTGTAGATCTCCACGTGCCGTGCCCTCTCGACTGCCGGGGAGTCAGAAGTGATCCTCCGAATGAGTGCGCTGATCACTTCCGGAGAGGGGATCCGCTCCCCGCTCAGGTGCCTTGAGAGAGCGGAGGGGCTCATGCAGACGGAGCGGGAGAGCTCACGGAGACTCAGTCCCGATGAGGAGCACACATCACGGAGCGCCTCGGCGAGCTTCCGCCGTTCCGGTGCGAGGCGGCCGTCCAGGGGCCGCCAAGGGCGGCCGCGTTCTTCCCTCTGCTGCTTGCCGAGTTGGGGCTGGGGTTGGGTCGTTGCGTACGCAGTGGTTCGCTCTCGCGTGGCGCTCAGCTTCGACGGCGTTCGCCGTGCAGCGAGAGCCTGCCGAGTGCTGTTCCACTGCGTCAGTACCAGCTCTGGCTCCATGGCAAGCGGGCGCCCGCTCCGATGTACCAGGTGAAGGAATTGGGAGACCAGGGCGGTGACCACCCGATTGCTTGGCACGGTTGATCGGCTCGGGCTCAGTGCGTCGGCCAGAGTACTCACGGCCAATCCGGTCCGCCTGCTCAACTGCTTGAACGAGGGCTCGCCCGCCCACGTCCGCATGTCGCGCAGTAGCTCGACGAACTCACCGGGGGTCGCTGCCGTGCCGGGGTCGGGAGGTGTTGTCGACCGGATGGGCAGGGCGCTCAGGCCATCCAAGGGGCCCGGCCGTTGAGCGATCAGCCACTGTTCCGACCAGTACTGGGTGTTGCCGCCGCAGGCCCTCGCATAGGCGAGCACGACCGGCAGCTTCGGCAGCACGTTGCCGCTGGCGGCTTTCGAGAAGGTCGTCACCGAGTAGTCCCCCACCCGCGCCACCATCGACTCGTACGTGGGGTTCCCCGCGCTCCTGCGAAGACCACGCAGCTGGTGGGCAAGCCCGGCATACGGGG
Proteins encoded in this window:
- a CDS encoding sigma-70 family RNA polymerase sigma factor — its product is MCDEAAGTARHSGTPTTDDAELHALEGELDRFEALLAPHAAEESRPERAERRARDAEVVEILRVQDFTGPLFNRFAGQLMEYAWPVLLNWTANEEIFRQARLAGCPIPAGLIIPWTWEDRYEVVTDSVLDGMDTFRGNALARSRWNPAKGAALKTYYVRACIFAFRKVYGAWSMDRAASQGRRAYTGLDDDPVLAIPDQRAPDPCHTAVIHDELDRILPLVTTPELRAALAWRAAGCTQEEAAERAGLTAKALEGRLTRVRTKARAQNTEGGAR
- a CDS encoding helix-turn-helix domain-containing protein, which gives rise to MTTFSKAASGNVLPKLPVVLAYARACGGNTQYWSEQWLIAQRPGPLDGLSALPIRSTTPPDPGTAATPGEFVELLRDMRTWAGEPSFKQLSRRTGLAVSTLADALSPSRSTVPSNRVVTALVSQFLHLVHRSGRPLAMEPELVLTQWNSTRQALAARRTPSKLSATRERTTAYATTQPQPQLGKQQREERGRPWRPLDGRLAPERRKLAEALRDVCSSSGLSLRELSRSVCMSPSALSRHLSGERIPSPEVISALIRRITSDSPAVERARHVEIYRLHAQAVEKTGSTFEQLRLRLQEEEAQQARLTQQIKLMEEELDSTRIGWQKEVIELREHEEAKAAQIGDLLRHVEVLSGGPPGREWLIVRLRRSA
- a CDS encoding SAVMC3_10250 family protein → MRELQYLSIAKLDDFYERPRRRLTDRAVEAEASVLGSGGRVAVGEGGVGERTPAERLERVLEHLEKQCWARSWEPAACGHLGVDAWLEFRGPFRYGAAVSDVGFHDRGVFAYASLEEGCCPHRDGEFCPNIELLLCGSKQHVRAHRDHPPTRMGSGSDWLHAMAADLVQREARGDTTTPEALASTGLSDQEFAARSAFSMISRFYRTPGYLRGHARVLCNFPPQRLQHRMIVATPLYMEVGVQPAPPVTSTPHAGETARHRRWWRPRR